The nucleotide sequence CATGACCAATGGGTTTGTATGTCTATGAACACTGCATTATTTCAGGTggacattttattgttttcaaaagtTTCTCACAATGTATGttatagtattattattattatatattgtgCTCTGATGCATTCGTAAGAGACTtttatatgaaatgaataaacaaaagcatGATTAGATTAGACCATAGGCCCAATTATTTTGTGGTTAGTTCTGACCTATTAAAAGcagatatttctttctcttctcttctaccCTACCCCACAAAGAAAACCAACCACTTTGCCTGGCCATCCTCTCAACTGAAGTTTCAGAATCTGTGTCCAAAAAGTCCCCTAGCTTGGAACGTTTCACATGTTCTTAGCAAATATCCACACATCTCAGTGATGCGGGAGGTggttaaagaaaagcaaacaaaactacTGTAAGAATCTGAAACGTTTAATCCACTAGATAAACCAAGGGAATCTCCGACTTGGCTGGGTCCTCCAGAAAAATGAATCACAGCATCACAGAACATTAGCTTCATGTAGTCAAATGGTTCCACAGATTCATTTGACACATGAAGAATCTGAGGTCCAAAGAGTCATCTTCAAGCACCATTGACAGAGCACTGGTTCCTGGTCTTTTCGATGATTCATGGAGTCTCCTATTAATCATACGgttatgcttttctttctggaaagagCTTTATAAATTTCATAGGTAGAATACTTAAATGCTCTGTTgaagttttaaaatcagcttcAAAAACTgttattctggggcgcctgggtggctcaatctttaagcgtctgcctttggctcaggtcatgatcccagggtcctgggatcgagtcccgcattgggctccctgttccacgggaagcctgcctctccctctcctacccccctgcttgtgttccctctctcgctgtgtctttctctgtcaaataaataaataaaatcttaaaaaaactaaaattaaataaaaaatgttatcctaagaaatgtgtgtgtgtgtgtgtgtgtgtgtgtgtgtgtggtgaaaggcCACAAACAAGAATCAGCGGATAACATGTAACATTTTAACCACAGGGAAATGTTTGTGAACTAGTAAGTGGGTCTCCTCTAGAAGAATTCCACTCAAGAAACTAAAATTACTGAATTTCTTTACAAAGACAAGATGAGCCAACATTGCAGAACTAGTCTGCCTGCCCGTTGCAGAGCTAATGTTTACGGCACTTAGCTACCATCCCTGATTTCTGATTCCACCTCCATCCCTGAGCTCTTACAGATTAAGTGACAAAAGTGAATTGGTTAGCATAGTCACAGGTGTGACTTTTATAAAGTCTAcagctataaatatttataaatatgtgcaGGTATGTTTTCTACAGGGAAATGGTTTTTAATCCTTGCTGCaaataagaatcacctggagaataaattttttttaaatattaatgtttgGGTCCCACCCACACTCCTAGATTCTGTTTGAATTCCCAAGAGCCCCAggaaccagatttttaaaattttccccagGTGCAATTTGAGTGGAGAGCTATTGCTCCTGAAGAGAGAGTCATGCTTGGAGCTAAGGCTTTTATCAGTCCGTTCAGACTTCTCTAATAAagcaccacagactgggcagcttaaaaacaacaagaatttatttctcacaattcccGAGGCTGGCAAGTCTAAGATTAAGGTACCAGCATAGTCACAttctggtgagggcccacttcctggATCATAACTGATAGACTCCTCACTTGGTGGAAAGGGCTAGAGATCTCTCTGGACCCTTTTATTATAAGGCagtaatcccattcatgaagcccccaccctcatgacttaaacacctcccaaaggcctctcTTCCTATTACCATCATCTTTGGGAGTTAgaatttcaacagatgaatttgggaagggacacaaacattcaggccaCAACAACTTTCTTTCGCTATGACTGTCTTCAGATATTGTCCACCCACCATGGCCAGGTGCTGGTTCAGGTACAGAGATGAGACCGGGCATCAGAGATGAGTAAGACAGAGCTCTATAGTCCAGGAGCTTGCAGTCTGCTGTATTGCTCACCGTCTGCCTTGCAAACCACAAAATCATAATTATGTTCTCAGGAAAACCACGATGAagataaatctaaaagaaagttAATCATCTGGTTCTATAACATAGGCCATAAGTGTAACCATTCTCTTATCTATGATGGCATATCAGTGTTCCTAGTGGCAGGGAACTACTGCAGAAGCAGAAATTACTATGGCATCTTAACCAAGGCTGAGTATGATAGTTTAGTACTTAACAAAATGTGTAGGAGCCTAAGACTGACTTACAGAGTCAGGAAATGTCAAGAGTTCCACAAGATGGCCTTCCCTTCACCTTTTCCCACAGGCTTATTTTGACAAGAGTTGGAAGTCTGGGAAGTTCTTGTCCACTGAACAAAGCCTAATGGAGTTCAAGTGAAGGAGGGTGGTTTATTGCATGGATTCTGGAGCCAAGtggcctgggtttaaatcctatCTCCTCCATTTACTAACCATGCGACTTTAGACAATTCACCTACTCTTTGGGCTTCAGCAAAA is from Zalophus californianus isolate mZalCal1 chromosome 4, mZalCal1.pri.v2, whole genome shotgun sequence and encodes:
- the LOC113936584 gene encoding uncharacterized protein LOC113936584 isoform X3, which translates into the protein MVSVWSSGQGPVLCQHSVGGSSNCALPGVKPLALITQQQINLRCTEVEWVSKAPKLHDVDKRHLSKELGTLLTVSNTADCKLLDYRALSYSSLMPGLISVPEPAPGHGGWTISEDSHSERKLLWPECLCPFPNSSVEILTPKDDGNRKRGLWEVFKS